In Streptomyces capitiformicae, one genomic interval encodes:
- a CDS encoding GNAT family N-acetyltransferase: MLADGDVVLRPIRMRDQRAWREVNRRNRDWLRPWEATIPPPTPSGPIAHRPTYRQMVRHLRAEANAGRMLPFVIEYQGRLVGQLTVAGITWGSMCSGHVGYWVDESVAGRGVMPTAVALVVDHCFRTVGLHRIEVCIRPENRPSRRVVEKLGFREEGLRPRYLHIDGAWRDHLVFALTAEEVPEGLLGRWRRDQQQRTRNAGSDAGKPGQPQ; encoded by the coding sequence GTGCTGGCGGACGGAGATGTCGTCCTCCGGCCCATAAGGATGCGCGACCAACGGGCCTGGCGCGAGGTCAACCGGCGCAACCGGGACTGGCTGCGCCCCTGGGAGGCGACCATTCCGCCGCCCACCCCCAGCGGGCCCATCGCACACCGGCCGACGTACCGTCAGATGGTCCGCCATCTGCGGGCGGAGGCGAACGCGGGCCGGATGCTGCCCTTCGTGATCGAGTACCAGGGGCGGCTCGTCGGGCAGTTGACGGTCGCCGGGATCACCTGGGGATCGATGTGCTCCGGGCACGTCGGCTACTGGGTCGACGAATCGGTCGCCGGTCGGGGCGTGATGCCGACGGCGGTGGCACTCGTCGTCGACCACTGCTTCCGGACCGTGGGGCTGCACCGCATCGAGGTCTGTATTCGCCCCGAGAACCGGCCCAGTCGGCGGGTCGTGGAGAAACTCGGATTCCGCGAGGAAGGCCTGCGTCCACGATATCTTCACATCGACGGCGCCTGGCGGGACCATCTCGTCTTCGCGCTCACCGCCGAAGAGGTCCCGGAGGGTCTGCTCGGCCGCTGGCGGCGGGACCAGCAGCAACGGACGCGAAACGCCGGCTCCGACGCGGGCAAGCCCGGACAGCCTCAATAA
- a CDS encoding MogA/MoaB family molybdenum cofactor biosynthesis protein, translated as MTSVGPAPVVSYRALVVTASNRAAAGVYEDKGGPLIAEALAGFGFAVDGPQVVPDGDPVEAALRAGVDTGYDVIVTTGGTGISPTDRTPEATRAVLDHEVPGIPEAIRAYGRDKVPTAALSRGLAGVAGRTLIVNLPGSTGGVRDGLAVLEPLLTHAVDQLRGGDHPRPSHGGAS; from the coding sequence ATGACAAGCGTCGGCCCCGCCCCCGTCGTGTCGTACCGCGCCCTCGTCGTGACCGCATCCAACCGGGCCGCCGCCGGGGTCTACGAGGACAAGGGCGGCCCCCTGATCGCCGAGGCGCTCGCGGGGTTCGGCTTCGCCGTCGACGGCCCTCAGGTCGTCCCGGACGGCGACCCCGTGGAGGCCGCGCTGCGGGCGGGCGTCGACACCGGGTACGACGTGATCGTGACCACCGGCGGTACGGGCATCTCGCCCACCGACCGCACCCCCGAGGCCACCCGCGCGGTCCTCGACCACGAGGTGCCCGGCATCCCCGAGGCGATCCGGGCGTACGGCCGGGACAAGGTGCCCACGGCGGCGCTCTCCCGGGGCCTCGCCGGAGTCGCGGGCCGGACCCTGATCGTCAACCTGCCGGGCTCCACCGGCGGCGTACGGGACGGCCTGGCCGTACTGGAACCGCTGCTGACCCACGCCGTCGACCAGCTCCGCGGTGGCGACCACCCCAGACCCAGCCACGGGGGTGCGAGCTGA
- a CDS encoding GNAT family N-acetyltransferase codes for MLIRPVPYDHPDAVKLDTEVQVEYQVRYGDGGDATFVDPAHFAPPAGLYLIAYDEHGRPLATGGWRSQEAGDEGYLDGDAELKRMYVIPEARGLGLARRILARLESDARTAGRTRMVLETGSKQPEAVALYTSSGYEPCAKFGYYRFHELSLCFAKPL; via the coding sequence ATGCTCATCCGCCCCGTGCCGTACGACCACCCCGACGCCGTCAAGCTGGACACCGAGGTCCAGGTCGAGTACCAGGTCCGCTACGGCGACGGCGGCGACGCCACCTTCGTGGACCCCGCGCACTTCGCCCCGCCGGCCGGGCTGTACCTGATCGCGTACGACGAGCACGGCAGGCCGCTCGCCACGGGTGGCTGGCGCTCCCAGGAGGCGGGCGACGAGGGCTATCTGGACGGTGACGCCGAGCTCAAGCGCATGTACGTCATCCCCGAGGCCCGCGGCCTGGGCCTGGCCCGCCGCATCCTCGCCCGACTGGAGTCGGACGCCCGCACGGCCGGCCGTACCCGCATGGTCCTCGAAACCGGCTCCAAGCAACCCGAGGCCGTCGCCCTCTACACCTCCAGCGGCTACGAACCCTGCGCCAAGTTCGGCTACTACCGCTTCCACGAACTGAGCCTGTGCTTCGCGAAGCCGCTCTGA
- the moaC gene encoding cyclic pyranopterin monophosphate synthase MoaC, whose protein sequence is MTTPQDRLTHIDEAGAARMVDVSGKDVTARTARASGRVLVSPQVVELLRGEGMPKGDALATARIAGIMGAKRTPDLIPLCHPLSVAGVKVDLSVADDAVEIRATVKTTDRTGVEMEALTAVSVAALTVIDMVKAVDKGAVITDVRVEEKTGGKSGDWSRS, encoded by the coding sequence CGACTGACCCACATCGACGAGGCGGGGGCAGCCCGCATGGTCGACGTCTCCGGGAAGGACGTGACCGCGCGCACCGCCCGCGCCAGCGGCCGGGTCCTGGTCTCGCCGCAGGTGGTCGAACTGCTGCGTGGCGAGGGCATGCCCAAGGGCGATGCCCTCGCCACCGCGCGCATCGCCGGCATCATGGGCGCCAAACGCACTCCCGACCTCATCCCGCTCTGTCACCCGTTGTCAGTGGCCGGTGTCAAAGTGGATCTGTCGGTCGCGGACGACGCCGTGGAGATCCGGGCCACGGTGAAGACCACGGACCGTACGGGCGTCGAGATGGAGGCCCTCACCGCGGTCTCCGTCGCCGCGCTCACCGTGATCGACATGGTCAAGGCGGTCGACAAGGGGGCGGTCATCACGGACGTGCGTGTGGAGGAGAAGACGGGCGGTAAGTCGGGCGACTGGAGCCGGTCATGA
- the sepX gene encoding divisome protein SepX/GlpR, whose product MSSSGLIYAVIVGAWAAYLVPMWLRRQDELNEARPTERFSTAIRLLSGRAGMERRYAKDLRARSAEEGEFHADPGDVTDSVDVRAFAMPPQREHTKAQLPVERGESPQQSQQKPQQQAGKPQQQAAPGASSRAKPSVKQARAARRDTSPEAVARARRSKVLARRRRTTVMLFVAFTLGAVVAAVGGLAFLWAPAVPAVLLSAYIAHLRRQERKRFAYTMDRRQAEAAAQRLRERQPRRRPVPDAADADEPEDGPGNPGNPGNPENDEETRPDLTALAADRRALVEQTDHAEWVDQQRERQRRPAQGDSWDPVPVPLPTYVTAPVAPRATSGVDLGAPDAWSSARSSAADPHASSNVPARDPEPEPEAAADEPPAADAPDGGRSDARRAKSARRSRERGRTPLFDQYEDGDRPRAANE is encoded by the coding sequence GTGAGCAGCAGCGGCCTCATCTACGCAGTCATCGTCGGGGCCTGGGCCGCCTACTTGGTGCCGATGTGGCTCCGTAGGCAGGACGAGCTGAACGAAGCCCGTCCGACGGAACGCTTCAGCACCGCCATCCGGCTGCTTTCCGGACGGGCGGGCATGGAGCGCCGATACGCCAAGGACCTGCGGGCGCGCTCCGCCGAAGAGGGGGAGTTCCACGCCGACCCGGGCGACGTCACCGACTCGGTGGACGTCCGGGCCTTCGCCATGCCCCCGCAGCGGGAGCACACGAAGGCCCAACTGCCGGTGGAGCGGGGTGAGTCACCGCAGCAGTCGCAACAAAAACCGCAGCAGCAGGCGGGGAAACCGCAGCAGCAGGCGGCGCCCGGCGCCTCCTCCCGTGCCAAGCCCTCGGTCAAGCAGGCGAGGGCCGCGCGCAGGGACACCTCGCCGGAGGCCGTGGCGCGGGCCCGGCGCTCGAAGGTGCTCGCGCGCCGGCGGCGTACGACCGTGATGCTCTTCGTCGCCTTCACGCTCGGAGCGGTCGTCGCGGCGGTCGGCGGACTCGCCTTCCTGTGGGCGCCGGCCGTACCGGCGGTGCTGCTGAGCGCGTACATCGCGCATCTGCGCCGCCAGGAGCGGAAGCGGTTCGCGTACACGATGGACCGGCGGCAGGCCGAGGCGGCGGCGCAGCGACTGCGGGAGCGGCAGCCCCGGCGGCGGCCGGTGCCCGACGCGGCGGACGCCGACGAGCCGGAGGACGGGCCAGGGAACCCAGGGAACCCAGGGAACCCAGAGAACGACGAGGAGACCAGGCCCGACCTGACCGCGCTCGCGGCCGACCGGCGCGCCCTCGTCGAGCAGACCGACCACGCCGAGTGGGTCGACCAGCAGCGCGAGCGCCAGCGGCGGCCCGCTCAGGGCGACAGCTGGGACCCGGTCCCCGTGCCGCTCCCGACGTACGTCACCGCGCCGGTGGCGCCCCGGGCCACGTCCGGCGTCGACCTCGGCGCACCGGACGCGTGGAGCTCCGCGCGCTCCAGCGCCGCCGACCCGCACGCCTCGTCGAACGTGCCGGCGCGTGATCCGGAGCCCGAGCCGGAAGCCGCTGCCGATGAGCCTCCGGCTGCCGACGCCCCCGACGGCGGCCGCTCCGACGCCCGCCGCGCCAAGTCCGCCCGCCGCTCCCGCGAACGCGGCCGCACCCCGCTCTTCGACCAGTACGAGGACGGCGACCGCCCCCGGGCGGCCAACGAGTGA